The following are encoded together in the Actinobacillus lignieresii genome:
- the fucP gene encoding L-fucose:H+ symporter permease produces MTAKVLEKKFVVPFILITTLFALWGFANDITNPMVAVFQTVMEIPASEAALVQFAFYGGYGTMAIPAALFASRYSYKAGVLLGLALYAIGAFLFIPAAKYEQFSFFLWSLYILTFGLAFLETTANPFILSMGDPATATRRLNLAQSFNPLGSITGMFVASQIVLTNLESEKRDAAGNLLFNTLSEAEKAVVRTNDLEMIRNPYVAIGIVVLVVFIIIALYKMPATKMDEHGKISVKESFGRLIKNARYREGVIAQVFYVGVQIMCWTFIIQYAERIGLTKAEAQNWNIVAMALFISSRFISTAVMKYLKAELMLFLFAVGGFFSILGVMFIDGMGGLYCLVLTSGFMSLMFPTIYGIALDGQREESALGAAGLVMAIVGGALMPPLQGSIIDMGTVAGMPAVNFSFILPLICFVAIAIYGFRCWKVLVK; encoded by the coding sequence ATGACAGCTAAAGTTCTTGAGAAAAAATTTGTGGTGCCATTTATCCTGATCACCACGCTATTTGCCCTTTGGGGTTTTGCAAATGATATTACCAACCCGATGGTAGCTGTATTCCAAACCGTAATGGAAATTCCGGCTTCCGAAGCCGCTCTCGTACAGTTCGCTTTCTACGGCGGTTACGGTACGATGGCGATTCCCGCCGCATTGTTTGCCAGCCGTTATAGCTATAAAGCGGGTGTATTATTAGGTTTAGCATTATATGCCATTGGGGCGTTCCTGTTTATCCCGGCGGCAAAATATGAACAGTTCTCGTTCTTCCTTTGGTCGCTTTATATTCTTACGTTCGGTTTAGCGTTCTTGGAAACTACGGCGAACCCGTTCATTCTTTCAATGGGTGATCCGGCAACCGCAACCCGTCGTTTAAATTTAGCGCAATCTTTTAACCCGCTAGGTTCGATTACCGGTATGTTTGTCGCTTCACAAATCGTTTTAACCAACCTTGAATCGGAAAAACGTGATGCGGCGGGTAACTTACTGTTCAATACTTTATCGGAAGCGGAAAAAGCGGTGGTTAGAACCAACGACTTAGAAATGATTCGTAACCCGTATGTGGCGATTGGTATTGTGGTATTGGTGGTCTTTATCATTATTGCGCTTTACAAAATGCCTGCAACCAAAATGGATGAACACGGTAAAATCTCTGTGAAAGAATCATTCGGTCGTTTAATTAAAAATGCACGTTATCGTGAGGGTGTGATAGCACAAGTATTCTATGTCGGTGTGCAAATTATGTGTTGGACCTTCATTATCCAATATGCGGAACGTATTGGTTTAACTAAAGCGGAAGCGCAAAACTGGAATATTGTGGCAATGGCGCTCTTTATCAGTAGCCGCTTTATCAGTACTGCTGTGATGAAATATCTTAAAGCGGAATTAATGTTGTTCCTGTTTGCTGTAGGCGGTTTCTTCAGTATCTTAGGGGTAATGTTTATTGACGGTATGGGCGGTTTATATTGCCTTGTATTGACCTCCGGTTTTATGTCACTAATGTTCCCGACTATCTATGGTATTGCGCTTGACGGACAACGTGAAGAATCGGCACTCGGTGCGGCTGGTTTAGTAATGGCTATCGTGGGCGGTGCGTTAATGCCGCCGCTTCAAGGTTCGATTATCGATATGGGTACGGTTGCGGGTATGCCGGCGGTAAACTTCTCATTTATCCTACCGTTAATTTGCTTCGTTGCTATCGCTATCTACGGTTTCCGCTGCTGGAAAGTGTTAGTTAAATAA
- the fucO gene encoding lactaldehyde reductase, producing the protein MSNRLILNETSYHGKGAIQHIVYEVKSRSFKKALVVTDKDLIKYNVASKVTDLLDAAGLPYEIFDAVKANPSVDVIKAGVEKFKASGADYLIAIGGGSPIDSAKAIGIIINNPEFSDVLSLEGVAPTHQKCIPIIAVPTTAGTAAEVTINYVITDEEKKRKFVCVDVHDVPAVAVVDPDMMSSMPKGLTAATGMDALTHAIEGYITKAAWELTDALHLKAIEIIARSLRGAVENDPQGREGMALGQYVAGMGFSNVGLGVVHGMAHPLSAYYDTPHGIANAVLLPYVMEFNKNYTGEKYREIARAMGVKGVDEMTQAEYRDAAVAAVKQLAIDVGIPEKLSQIGVKEEDLVALSIDAFNDVCTPGNPRECTAEEILEVYKLAY; encoded by the coding sequence ATGTCAAATCGTTTGATTCTGAATGAAACCAGTTACCACGGTAAAGGTGCGATTCAACACATTGTGTATGAAGTCAAAAGTCGCAGTTTTAAAAAAGCATTAGTGGTAACCGATAAAGATTTAATTAAATATAACGTCGCTTCAAAAGTCACCGATTTATTAGATGCGGCGGGATTACCTTACGAAATATTTGACGCAGTAAAAGCGAATCCGTCGGTCGATGTGATCAAAGCCGGTGTAGAAAAATTTAAAGCATCCGGTGCGGATTATCTGATTGCCATCGGTGGCGGATCCCCGATTGATAGTGCGAAAGCAATCGGGATTATCATCAATAACCCTGAATTTAGCGATGTATTATCGTTAGAAGGTGTGGCACCGACGCATCAAAAATGTATTCCGATCATTGCAGTACCAACCACCGCTGGTACGGCAGCAGAGGTTACAATTAATTACGTGATTACCGATGAAGAGAAAAAACGTAAGTTCGTTTGTGTGGACGTGCACGATGTACCTGCGGTGGCGGTGGTAGATCCGGATATGATGTCCTCTATGCCGAAAGGCTTAACCGCGGCAACCGGTATGGATGCTTTAACCCATGCGATTGAAGGTTATATCACTAAAGCGGCGTGGGAATTAACTGATGCGTTACACTTAAAAGCGATCGAAATTATTGCTCGTAGCTTACGCGGTGCGGTGGAAAATGATCCGCAAGGGCGTGAGGGAATGGCTCTCGGTCAATATGTTGCCGGTATGGGTTTCTCAAATGTCGGTTTGGGTGTAGTACACGGAATGGCACATCCGCTTTCTGCTTATTACGATACGCCGCACGGTATCGCCAACGCGGTGTTATTACCTTATGTGATGGAATTTAATAAAAATTACACGGGTGAGAAATATCGTGAAATCGCACGCGCAATGGGCGTGAAAGGCGTGGATGAAATGACTCAGGCGGAATACCGTGATGCGGCGGTAGCGGCGGTAAAACAGCTTGCGATAGATGTCGGTATTCCGGAAAAACTTTCGCAAATCGGAGTAAAAGAAGAAGATTTGGTTGCGCTTTCTATTGATGCGTTTAACGACGTATGTACGCCGGGAAATCCGAGAGAGTGTACGGCGGAAGAAATTTTGGAAGTATATAAATTAGCTTATTAA
- a CDS encoding YagU family protein, with the protein MGIFEQTNPSRRRYGLAVFVGIIAGIISAFVKWGAEHPFPPRSPIDLFQSACPQPVLDALNSGSLAMNSALEQCSRAVLNPPAVFLRDYIGIDPYNTVAFTFADHTFNSIGVTHMIFSLVFAIGYCLVAEVFPKIKFWQGIGAGIIANICVHYITFPALGLTPLVAEWPLYEHISELVGHIFWFWTIEVIRRDLRNRITKEPDAEVPLNQAHR; encoded by the coding sequence ATGGGCATCTTCGAACAAACAAATCCGAGCCGTCGTCGTTACGGTTTAGCGGTATTCGTCGGTATTATCGCCGGTATTATTTCAGCATTCGTAAAATGGGGTGCGGAACATCCTTTCCCACCGCGTAGCCCGATCGATTTATTCCAATCTGCGTGTCCGCAACCGGTTTTAGACGCATTAAATTCAGGCTCATTAGCGATGAACAGCGCATTAGAGCAATGCTCTCGTGCGGTATTAAACCCTCCGGCGGTTTTCTTACGTGATTACATCGGTATCGACCCTTATAACACGGTTGCATTTACTTTTGCGGATCACACATTTAACTCAATCGGCGTAACACATATGATTTTCTCATTAGTGTTCGCTATCGGTTACTGCTTAGTTGCGGAAGTATTCCCGAAAATTAAATTCTGGCAAGGTATCGGTGCAGGTATCATCGCAAACATCTGTGTACACTACATCACATTCCCGGCATTAGGTTTAACACCGCTGGTTGCGGAATGGCCTTTATACGAACACATTTCAGAATTAGTCGGTCACATCTTCTGGTTCTGGACAATTGAGGTCATTCGTCGTGATTTACGTAACCGTATTACCAAAGAGCCGGATGCGGAAGTGCCGTTAAATCAAGCTCATCGTTAA
- a CDS encoding amino acid ABC transporter permease: MNWSYVVNAIPRFIDAAIITLQLSFWGILLSLVFGLLIAIVTAYQVKPFYGLARGYIELSRNTPLLIQLFFLYYGLPKIGIKWDGFTCGIIALVFLGASYMAEALRAGLLAVPKGQAEAAKAIGLNRFQVFRYVIFPQAWAVSIPAIGANVLFLIKETSVISAVAVAELMFVTKDIIGMDYKTNEALFLLFAIYLVILLPISLLARHFENKVRSAKYGV; encoded by the coding sequence ATGAATTGGTCTTACGTTGTTAATGCGATTCCACGCTTTATTGACGCGGCAATCATTACGCTCCAGCTTTCATTTTGGGGGATTTTGCTGTCGTTAGTCTTCGGCTTATTGATCGCGATTGTTACCGCTTATCAAGTTAAACCGTTTTACGGCTTAGCTCGCGGTTATATTGAATTATCTCGTAATACTCCTCTGCTTATTCAACTCTTCTTTCTTTATTACGGCTTACCGAAAATCGGCATTAAATGGGACGGTTTTACCTGTGGGATTATTGCCTTAGTTTTTCTTGGCGCAAGCTATATGGCGGAAGCGTTACGTGCCGGTTTACTCGCGGTACCGAAAGGACAAGCCGAAGCGGCAAAAGCGATCGGGTTAAATCGTTTTCAGGTGTTTCGCTATGTGATTTTTCCGCAAGCTTGGGCGGTATCCATTCCGGCTATCGGTGCAAATGTGCTGTTTTTAATTAAAGAAACATCGGTTATTAGTGCGGTTGCCGTGGCGGAATTAATGTTTGTGACCAAAGATATCATCGGTATGGATTACAAAACCAATGAAGCCTTGTTCTTACTGTTTGCCATCTACTTAGTGATTTTATTGCCGATTTCACTGTTAGCTCGCCACTTTGAAAATAAAGTACGGAGTGCAAAATATGGGGTTTGA
- a CDS encoding amino acid ABC transporter permease: MGFDWLFEGQNTARLAQGLWLTAQISFISVGLSLIFGTLFGLLMRANNVFVRAVCRFYLETIRIVPILVWLFALYFGLSTWFNLHISGFWVCIWVFTLWGVAEMGDLVRGALASIEKHQIESAKALGLNRWQIFQYIELPQGTRRVLPGAINLFTRMVKTSSLAALIGVIEMVKVGQQIIENALLTNPSASFFVYGLIFILYFLICYPLSLFATRLEHKWES; the protein is encoded by the coding sequence ATGGGGTTTGATTGGTTATTCGAAGGGCAAAATACCGCCAGACTTGCACAAGGCTTATGGCTAACCGCCCAGATTTCATTTATTTCGGTCGGTTTATCCTTGATATTCGGCACACTATTCGGCTTACTGATGCGAGCGAATAATGTATTTGTACGTGCCGTTTGTCGTTTTTATTTGGAAACCATTCGTATCGTACCGATTTTAGTTTGGCTATTTGCGCTCTACTTTGGGCTATCTACTTGGTTTAATCTGCATATCAGCGGTTTTTGGGTGTGTATATGGGTATTTACCTTATGGGGTGTTGCCGAAATGGGCGATTTGGTACGAGGAGCGTTAGCCTCGATTGAAAAACACCAAATCGAATCCGCAAAAGCATTAGGTCTAAATCGTTGGCAGATTTTTCAATATATCGAATTACCACAAGGTACACGTCGAGTATTACCGGGGGCGATTAATCTGTTTACCCGCATGGTAAAAACCAGTTCGCTTGCCGCCTTAATCGGGGTGATCGAAATGGTTAAAGTCGGACAGCAAATTATCGAAAATGCGTTATTGACGAATCCAAGTGCCTCCTTTTTTGTCTATGGCTTAATTTTTATTCTGTATTTTCTGATTTGCTATCCGTTATCTTTATTCGCAACACGCTTAGAACATAAATGGGAGAGCTAA
- a CDS encoding amino acid ABC transporter ATP-binding protein produces MALLSIRNLHKKYGETVAIPNLDLDLAKGEVVVILGPSGCGKSTLLRCINGLEEKQGGSIVMQDVGEFGKDLSWEASRQKVGMVFQSYELFAHLNVIENILLGPIKAQQRSRQEVEAQADKLLARVGLLDRKNAFPRELSGGQKQRIAIVRALCMNPEVILLDEITAALDPEMVREVLDVVLELAEEGMSMLIVTHEMGFAEKVADRIVFMDKGVIIEQAPPHQFFKQPQTERAKQFLNGMDY; encoded by the coding sequence ATGGCGTTACTTTCTATCCGTAATTTACATAAAAAATATGGCGAAACGGTCGCCATTCCCAATTTGGATTTGGATTTAGCCAAAGGCGAAGTAGTAGTGATTTTAGGCCCGTCCGGCTGTGGTAAAAGTACGTTATTACGCTGCATAAACGGTTTGGAGGAAAAACAAGGCGGTAGCATTGTGATGCAAGATGTCGGCGAATTCGGTAAAGATTTAAGCTGGGAAGCCTCTCGCCAAAAAGTCGGTATGGTGTTCCAAAGTTACGAGTTATTCGCACATTTAAATGTGATCGAGAATATTTTATTAGGCCCGATCAAAGCCCAACAACGTTCACGCCAAGAAGTCGAGGCGCAAGCGGATAAATTACTCGCTCGTGTTGGTTTACTCGATCGAAAAAACGCCTTCCCTCGAGAATTATCCGGCGGACAAAAGCAACGTATTGCGATTGTACGTGCCTTGTGTATGAATCCGGAAGTGATTTTACTCGATGAAATTACTGCGGCACTCGACCCGGAAATGGTGCGAGAAGTCCTAGATGTGGTACTGGAACTGGCGGAAGAAGGAATGTCGATGCTAATCGTTACCCACGAAATGGGCTTTGCCGAGAAAGTGGCGGATCGGATTGTCTTTATGGATAAAGGTGTGATTATCGAACAAGCACCGCCGCATCAGTTTTTTAAACAACCGCAAACCGAAAGAGCTAAACAGTTCTTAAACGGGATGGATTACTAA
- a CDS encoding cysteine ABC transporter substrate-binding protein — protein MKLSTTLKTLLITAITAFTLTACDNGNNAQSSTAKDSVAQIKEKGVIRIGVFGDKPPFGYVDANGKSQGFDVEIAKEIANDLLGSPDKVEFVLTEAANRVEYLKSNKVDLILANFTKTSERAEVVDFAAPYMNVALGVVSPKGALITDLKQLEGKTLLVNKGTTADAYFTKNHPEINLLKFDQNTETFDALKDGRGVALAHDNALVWAWAKENPTFDVAIGSVGPAEQIAPAVQKGNQALLDVINKEIAEFKTNGKLKAAYEKTLVPVYGDKPELLAQ, from the coding sequence ATGAAACTTAGCACAACATTAAAAACATTACTGATAACCGCAATTACAGCTTTTACCTTAACCGCATGTGACAATGGGAATAACGCTCAATCTTCAACAGCAAAAGATAGTGTGGCACAAATTAAAGAAAAAGGGGTAATTCGTATCGGTGTATTCGGCGATAAACCGCCGTTCGGTTATGTCGATGCAAACGGAAAAAGCCAAGGTTTTGATGTCGAAATTGCCAAAGAGATTGCCAATGATTTACTCGGCAGTCCGGACAAAGTGGAATTTGTCTTAACCGAAGCGGCAAACCGTGTCGAATACCTTAAATCGAATAAAGTCGATCTGATTTTAGCGAACTTTACTAAAACGTCGGAACGTGCGGAAGTCGTTGATTTTGCCGCACCTTATATGAACGTAGCATTAGGTGTTGTTTCGCCGAAAGGTGCATTAATTACCGACCTCAAACAGTTGGAGGGTAAAACCTTATTAGTTAATAAAGGCACAACTGCCGATGCCTATTTCACTAAAAATCACCCGGAAATTAATCTGTTGAAGTTTGATCAAAACACCGAAACCTTTGATGCATTGAAAGACGGACGCGGCGTAGCGTTAGCCCACGATAACGCGTTGGTCTGGGCGTGGGCAAAAGAAAACCCGACCTTTGACGTGGCAATCGGTAGCGTAGGACCTGCGGAACAAATCGCTCCGGCGGTACAAAAAGGTAATCAAGCTCTGTTGGATGTGATCAATAAAGAAATTGCCGAATTTAAAACCAACGGCAAATTAAAAGCGGCTTATGAGAAAACGTTAGTGCCGGTTTACGGCGATAAACCGGAGTTACTTGCGCAATAA
- a CDS encoding capsular polysaccharide biosynthesis protein, whose amino-acid sequence MAQCSITKSLIFSRGILKIPHLNAFLHDSELISYSRLTKTIRADNVIGWGLRPSADKARAYAEQHHLPYIALEDGFLRSLGLGVMGYPPFSVVYDDVGIYYDTTRSSRLEQLILSSHFSATDLQQAEQAVRLIVRHQLSKYNHNLDYVSNEPKTSEIVLVIDQTFGDMAVKYGRANESDFQQMLDAAIGENPDAQIWVKTHPDVISGKKKGYLTDLHRYGNRIRLFAEDVNPISLLNRVDKVYCVTSQMGFEALLLGKPVITFGIPWFAGWGVTEDRHPDIDVLKRSQRRENRSFLQLFAAAYLQYSRYINPYSGKVGTIFDVIDYLSKAKILNQRLSGHLYCAGMSLWKRAVIKPFFNLPLCRLHFVGSLKTLEKRTLEKDAKLLIWSQGKPEVLAYSEKHHIPLLRMEDGFIRSVGLGSNLVAPLSLVIDDLGIYFNAQTPSRLEEILLHQEFSEQDLVLAKKLQTRLLEANIGKYNVGSAGFQLNVTDKRTILVPGQVEDDASIRFGSPEIKKNLDLLRKVRELNPNAYIIYKPHPDVVSGNRQGHIPTEQAVEFADEIVENANILDCINQVDEVHTMTSLAGFEALLRGKIVHCYGLPFYSNWGLTEDYLSLERRHRKLCLEELISAVLVYYPQYADPENATMINAEQAIAILQQQKLQLSHSGIKRPWIAKQFGKLKQLYRTLQ is encoded by the coding sequence GTGGCGCAATGTTCTATCACTAAATCGTTAATTTTCTCACGCGGAATTTTAAAGATCCCTCATTTAAATGCTTTCTTACATGATAGTGAGTTAATCTCTTATTCTCGTTTGACCAAAACGATTCGAGCGGATAATGTCATCGGTTGGGGATTACGCCCCTCTGCGGACAAAGCTCGTGCTTATGCCGAACAACATCATCTTCCTTATATTGCATTAGAAGACGGTTTTTTACGTTCGCTCGGGCTGGGTGTTATGGGCTATCCGCCTTTCTCCGTTGTGTATGATGATGTCGGTATTTATTACGACACGACACGTTCATCCCGCTTAGAGCAGCTGATTCTCAGTTCGCATTTTAGCGCAACCGATCTTCAACAGGCGGAGCAAGCCGTGCGGCTAATTGTTCGTCATCAGTTATCAAAATATAACCATAATCTTGATTATGTTTCCAATGAACCGAAAACAAGTGAAATCGTATTAGTCATAGATCAAACCTTTGGTGATATGGCGGTAAAATACGGTCGGGCGAATGAATCCGATTTCCAACAAATGCTGGATGCGGCGATTGGTGAAAATCCCGATGCTCAAATTTGGGTAAAAACGCATCCGGATGTAATTAGCGGAAAGAAAAAAGGTTATTTAACCGATTTACATCGTTACGGTAACCGAATTCGTTTATTCGCGGAAGACGTTAATCCGATCTCTCTGTTGAATCGGGTTGATAAGGTCTATTGCGTTACTTCACAGATGGGATTTGAGGCGCTACTGTTAGGTAAACCGGTGATTACGTTTGGTATTCCTTGGTTTGCCGGCTGGGGAGTAACGGAAGACAGACATCCGGATATTGATGTGTTAAAGCGTTCGCAACGTCGTGAGAATCGTTCTTTTCTGCAATTGTTTGCCGCAGCTTACCTACAATATAGCCGTTATATTAATCCGTATTCGGGAAAAGTCGGTACGATTTTTGATGTTATCGATTATCTGAGCAAAGCGAAAATATTGAATCAACGATTAAGCGGTCATCTTTATTGTGCCGGTATGTCGTTGTGGAAACGAGCTGTGATTAAGCCGTTTTTTAACTTGCCTTTATGCCGATTACATTTTGTCGGCTCATTAAAAACGTTGGAAAAAAGAACGCTTGAAAAAGATGCTAAATTATTAATTTGGAGCCAAGGAAAACCGGAAGTGTTAGCTTATTCTGAAAAGCATCATATTCCGCTTTTACGTATGGAAGACGGCTTTATTCGATCTGTCGGCCTGGGATCTAATTTAGTTGCACCGTTATCATTGGTGATTGATGATTTAGGTATTTATTTTAATGCACAAACGCCTTCTCGTTTAGAAGAGATTTTATTGCATCAAGAATTTAGTGAGCAGGATTTAGTCCTAGCGAAAAAATTACAAACTCGCTTATTAGAAGCAAATATCGGCAAATATAATGTGGGAAGTGCCGGCTTCCAACTTAATGTCACGGATAAACGTACCATTTTAGTACCCGGTCAGGTGGAAGATGACGCTTCTATTCGTTTCGGTTCTCCGGAAATTAAGAAAAATTTGGATTTGTTGCGTAAGGTTAGAGAATTAAATCCTAATGCTTACATTATTTATAAACCGCATCCGGATGTAGTTAGCGGTAATCGACAAGGGCATATACCGACCGAACAAGCGGTCGAATTTGCCGATGAAATTGTCGAAAACGCCAATATCTTAGACTGCATCAACCAAGTTGATGAAGTACATACGATGACCTCATTAGCCGGTTTTGAAGCATTATTACGTGGGAAAATCGTGCATTGTTACGGACTGCCTTTTTATTCAAATTGGGGATTAACCGAAGATTATCTTTCGCTTGAACGTCGTCACAGAAAGTTATGTTTGGAAGAACTTATTTCGGCGGTACTGGTATATTATCCTCAATATGCCGATCCGGAAAATGCGACGATGATTAATGCGGAACAAGCGATTGCAATTCTGCAACAACAAAAACTACAGCTATCACATAGCGGTATTAAACGTCCGTGGATCGCCAAACAGTTTGGTAAATTGAAACAGCTTTATCGCACATTGCAATAA